In one window of Candidatus Deferrimicrobiaceae bacterium DNA:
- a CDS encoding DUF393 domain-containing protein: MAASRAAPPGRAVLIYDAGCPVCRKAIAAVEASCAPGAFEYLPCGSEEASRRYPRVARTDCFRVVHLVLPDGRILAGGAAAPELLDRLPRYRWAAPLLRLPIVCSLVSLAYNAFAPNRRLIGHILFPSALEDRSPGSSR; this comes from the coding sequence GTGGCTGCTTCCCGTGCCGCGCCCCCAGGGCGCGCCGTCCTGATCTACGATGCGGGTTGCCCGGTCTGCCGGAAGGCGATCGCGGCGGTTGAGGCGTCGTGCGCCCCCGGCGCCTTCGAGTACCTGCCGTGCGGTTCGGAAGAGGCGTCGCGCCGCTACCCGAGGGTCGCGCGAACCGACTGTTTCCGGGTCGTCCACCTCGTCCTGCCCGACGGGCGAATCCTGGCCGGCGGCGCCGCCGCGCCGGAGTTGCTCGACCGCCTTCCCCGCTACCGGTGGGCCGCACCGCTGCTTCGCCTCCCGATCGTTTGCTCCCTTGTCTCCCTCGCCTACAACGCATTTGCCCCCAACCGGCGGCTGATCGGCCATATCCTGTTCCCGTCCGCGCTTGAAGACCGTTCCCCGGGAAGTTCCCGATGA